The following are encoded in a window of Hemicordylus capensis ecotype Gifberg chromosome 12, rHemCap1.1.pri, whole genome shotgun sequence genomic DNA:
- the ALDH3A2 gene encoding aldehyde dehydrogenase family 3 member A2 isoform X2, protein MDGVKAAVDRARAAFDTGKTRPLEFRIRQLKALRRMVQEKEKAIAAALKADLNKNSLNTFSYEIMSVLGEIALMVDKLPEWAAPQHVEKTIMTLTDETYIHHEPLGVVLIIGAWNYPFILIMQPLIGAIAAGNAVVVKPSEVSEQTAKLFAELLPQYLDKDLFPVVNGGVPETTELLKQRFDHILYTGNSTVGKIVMEAAAKHLTPVTLELGGKSPCYVDKDCDLNVACRRITWGKYMNCGQTCIAPDYVLCDPSIQNQIVETMRKTLKEFYGEDVKLSPDYERIVNQRHFKRIVGLLEGQKVAHGGEADEATCYIAPTILTDVSPESKIMQEEIFGPVLPIVAVKGVDEAIRFINQREKPLALYVFANDNKIIKRMIAETSSGGVTANDVLMHFTLPGLPFGGVGKSGMGSYHGRHSFETFSHRRSCLIRALKMEAVNKIRYPPNSQKKVDWAKFFVLKRFSKSKIGLVALAVLGLLVAVVIKNRRAILGVKTLLAVLAAQKMWGLTRT, encoded by the exons ATGGACGGAGTGAAGGCAGCCGTGGATCGGGCCAGAGCCGCTTTCGATACGGGCAAGACGCGCCCTTTGGAGTTCCGGATCCGGCAGCTGAAGGCCCTCAGGAGGATGGTGCAAGAGAAGGAGAAGGCCATCGCCGCGGCCCTCAAGGCGGATCTCAACAAG AACAGCCTCAACACCTTCAGCTATGAGATTATGAGCGTGCTGGGAGAGATCGCCCTGATGGTGGACAAGCTCCCGGAGTGGGCTGCCCCTCAGCACGTGGAGAAGACCATCATGACGCTGACGGACGAGACCTACATCCACCACGAGCCGCTGGGTGTGGTGCTCATCATCGGCGCATGGAACTACCCCTTCATCCTCATCATGCAGCCCCTGATCGGGGCCATTGCAGCAG GGAACGCCGTGGTGGTGAAGCCGTCGGAGGTCAGCGAACAGACCGCCAAACtctttgcagagctgctgcctcaGTACCTTGACAAG GACCTGTTTCCGGTGGTCAACGGAGGGGTCCCGGAGACGACGGAGCTTCTGAAGCAGCGGTTCGACCACATCCTCTACACCGGCAACAGCACCGTGGGCAAGATCGTCATGGAGGCCGCTGCCAAGCACCTGACGCCCGTCACGCTGGAGCTGGGCGGGAAGAGCCCTTGCTACGTCGACAAGGACTGCGACCTGAACGTGGCCTGCAG GCGGATCACGTGGGGGAAATACATGAACTGCGGCCAGACCTGCATCGCCCCCGACTACGTCCTGTGCGACCCGTCCATCCAGAACCAGATCGTGGAGACCATGAGGAAGACGCTGAAG GAATTCTACGGCGAAGACGTCAAGCTGTCCCCAGACTACGAGCGGATTGTCAACCAACGCCACTTCAAGAGAATCGTGGGGTTGCTGGAGGGGCAGAAGGTTGCTCACGGAGGGGAAGCCGATGAAGCCACCTGCTACATTG CGCCGACGATCCTCACAGATGTCAGTCCAGAATCGAAGATCATGCAGGAAGAGATCTTTGGCCCCGTCCTTCCGATTGTCGCTGTGAAGGGCGTGGACGAAGCCATCCGGTTCATCAATCAGCGGGAGAAGCCTCTGGCCCTCTACGTCTTTGCCAACGACAACAAG atcatCAAGAGGATGATTGCTGAGACCTCCAGCGGGGGCGTGACCGCCAACGACGTCCTCATGCATTTCACCCTGCCGGGCTTGCCCTTTGGCGGAGTCG GAAAGAGCGGCATGGGGTCCTACCACGGCCGGCACAGCTTTGAGACCTTCTCCCACCGGCGCTCCTGCCTCATCCGGGCCCTCAAGATGGAAGCCGTCAACAAGATCCGCTACCCACCCAACAGCCAGAAGAAAGTGGACTGGGCCAAGTTCTTCGTCCTGAAGCGGTTCAGCAAGAGCAAGATCGGGCTCGTGGCCCTCGCGGTCCTGGGCCTCTTGGTGGCTGTGGTGATCAAG AACCGCCGGGCCATTCTAGGGGTTAAGACCCTGCTGGCTGTGCTGGCAGCACAGAAAATGTGGGGGCTCACTAGGACCTGA
- the ALDH3A2 gene encoding aldehyde dehydrogenase family 3 member A2 isoform X1, with the protein MPALGGRVQTEKGGLVLLPAAMDGVKAAVDRARAAFDTGKTRPLEFRIRQLKALRRMVQEKEKAIAAALKADLNKNSLNTFSYEIMSVLGEIALMVDKLPEWAAPQHVEKTIMTLTDETYIHHEPLGVVLIIGAWNYPFILIMQPLIGAIAAGNAVVVKPSEVSEQTAKLFAELLPQYLDKDLFPVVNGGVPETTELLKQRFDHILYTGNSTVGKIVMEAAAKHLTPVTLELGGKSPCYVDKDCDLNVACRRITWGKYMNCGQTCIAPDYVLCDPSIQNQIVETMRKTLKEFYGEDVKLSPDYERIVNQRHFKRIVGLLEGQKVAHGGEADEATCYIAPTILTDVSPESKIMQEEIFGPVLPIVAVKGVDEAIRFINQREKPLALYVFANDNKIIKRMIAETSSGGVTANDVLMHFTLPGLPFGGVGKSGMGSYHGRHSFETFSHRRSCLIRALKMEAVNKIRYPPNSQKKVDWAKFFVLKRFSKSKIGLVALAVLGLLVAVVIKNRRAILGVKTLLAVLAAQKMWGLTRT; encoded by the exons atgcCAGCCTTGGGAGGTCGCGTGCAGACGGAGAAGGGAGGACTGGTGCT tctCCCAGCAGCGATGGACGGAGTGAAGGCAGCCGTGGATCGGGCCAGAGCCGCTTTCGATACGGGCAAGACGCGCCCTTTGGAGTTCCGGATCCGGCAGCTGAAGGCCCTCAGGAGGATGGTGCAAGAGAAGGAGAAGGCCATCGCCGCGGCCCTCAAGGCGGATCTCAACAAG AACAGCCTCAACACCTTCAGCTATGAGATTATGAGCGTGCTGGGAGAGATCGCCCTGATGGTGGACAAGCTCCCGGAGTGGGCTGCCCCTCAGCACGTGGAGAAGACCATCATGACGCTGACGGACGAGACCTACATCCACCACGAGCCGCTGGGTGTGGTGCTCATCATCGGCGCATGGAACTACCCCTTCATCCTCATCATGCAGCCCCTGATCGGGGCCATTGCAGCAG GGAACGCCGTGGTGGTGAAGCCGTCGGAGGTCAGCGAACAGACCGCCAAACtctttgcagagctgctgcctcaGTACCTTGACAAG GACCTGTTTCCGGTGGTCAACGGAGGGGTCCCGGAGACGACGGAGCTTCTGAAGCAGCGGTTCGACCACATCCTCTACACCGGCAACAGCACCGTGGGCAAGATCGTCATGGAGGCCGCTGCCAAGCACCTGACGCCCGTCACGCTGGAGCTGGGCGGGAAGAGCCCTTGCTACGTCGACAAGGACTGCGACCTGAACGTGGCCTGCAG GCGGATCACGTGGGGGAAATACATGAACTGCGGCCAGACCTGCATCGCCCCCGACTACGTCCTGTGCGACCCGTCCATCCAGAACCAGATCGTGGAGACCATGAGGAAGACGCTGAAG GAATTCTACGGCGAAGACGTCAAGCTGTCCCCAGACTACGAGCGGATTGTCAACCAACGCCACTTCAAGAGAATCGTGGGGTTGCTGGAGGGGCAGAAGGTTGCTCACGGAGGGGAAGCCGATGAAGCCACCTGCTACATTG CGCCGACGATCCTCACAGATGTCAGTCCAGAATCGAAGATCATGCAGGAAGAGATCTTTGGCCCCGTCCTTCCGATTGTCGCTGTGAAGGGCGTGGACGAAGCCATCCGGTTCATCAATCAGCGGGAGAAGCCTCTGGCCCTCTACGTCTTTGCCAACGACAACAAG atcatCAAGAGGATGATTGCTGAGACCTCCAGCGGGGGCGTGACCGCCAACGACGTCCTCATGCATTTCACCCTGCCGGGCTTGCCCTTTGGCGGAGTCG GAAAGAGCGGCATGGGGTCCTACCACGGCCGGCACAGCTTTGAGACCTTCTCCCACCGGCGCTCCTGCCTCATCCGGGCCCTCAAGATGGAAGCCGTCAACAAGATCCGCTACCCACCCAACAGCCAGAAGAAAGTGGACTGGGCCAAGTTCTTCGTCCTGAAGCGGTTCAGCAAGAGCAAGATCGGGCTCGTGGCCCTCGCGGTCCTGGGCCTCTTGGTGGCTGTGGTGATCAAG AACCGCCGGGCCATTCTAGGGGTTAAGACCCTGCTGGCTGTGCTGGCAGCACAGAAAATGTGGGGGCTCACTAGGACCTGA
- the ALDH3A2 gene encoding aldehyde dehydrogenase family 3 member A2 isoform X3 — translation MPALGGRVQTEKGGLVLLPAAMDGVKAAVDRARAAFDTGKTRPLEFRIRQLKALRRMVQEKEKAIAAALKADLNKNSLNTFSYEIMSVLGEIALMVDKLPEWAAPQHVEKTIMTLTDETYIHHEPLGVVLIIGAWNYPFILIMQPLIGAIAAGNAVVVKPSEVSEQTAKLFAELLPQYLDKDLFPVVNGGVPETTELLKQRFDHILYTGNSTVGKIVMEAAAKHLTPVTLELGGKSPCYVDKDCDLNVACRRITWGKYMNCGQTCIAPDYVLCDPSIQNQIVETMRKTLKEFYGEDVKLSPDYERIVNQRHFKRIVGLLEGQKVAHGGEADEATCYIAPTILTDVSPESKIMQEEIFGPVLPIVAVKGVDEAIRFINQREKPLALYVFANDNKIIKRMIAETSSGGVTANDVLMHFTLPGLPFGGVGKSGMGSYHGRHSFETFSHRRSCLIRALKMEAVNKIRYPPNSQKKVDWAKFFVLKRFSKSKIGLVALAVLGLLVAVVIKVAFF, via the exons atgcCAGCCTTGGGAGGTCGCGTGCAGACGGAGAAGGGAGGACTGGTGCT tctCCCAGCAGCGATGGACGGAGTGAAGGCAGCCGTGGATCGGGCCAGAGCCGCTTTCGATACGGGCAAGACGCGCCCTTTGGAGTTCCGGATCCGGCAGCTGAAGGCCCTCAGGAGGATGGTGCAAGAGAAGGAGAAGGCCATCGCCGCGGCCCTCAAGGCGGATCTCAACAAG AACAGCCTCAACACCTTCAGCTATGAGATTATGAGCGTGCTGGGAGAGATCGCCCTGATGGTGGACAAGCTCCCGGAGTGGGCTGCCCCTCAGCACGTGGAGAAGACCATCATGACGCTGACGGACGAGACCTACATCCACCACGAGCCGCTGGGTGTGGTGCTCATCATCGGCGCATGGAACTACCCCTTCATCCTCATCATGCAGCCCCTGATCGGGGCCATTGCAGCAG GGAACGCCGTGGTGGTGAAGCCGTCGGAGGTCAGCGAACAGACCGCCAAACtctttgcagagctgctgcctcaGTACCTTGACAAG GACCTGTTTCCGGTGGTCAACGGAGGGGTCCCGGAGACGACGGAGCTTCTGAAGCAGCGGTTCGACCACATCCTCTACACCGGCAACAGCACCGTGGGCAAGATCGTCATGGAGGCCGCTGCCAAGCACCTGACGCCCGTCACGCTGGAGCTGGGCGGGAAGAGCCCTTGCTACGTCGACAAGGACTGCGACCTGAACGTGGCCTGCAG GCGGATCACGTGGGGGAAATACATGAACTGCGGCCAGACCTGCATCGCCCCCGACTACGTCCTGTGCGACCCGTCCATCCAGAACCAGATCGTGGAGACCATGAGGAAGACGCTGAAG GAATTCTACGGCGAAGACGTCAAGCTGTCCCCAGACTACGAGCGGATTGTCAACCAACGCCACTTCAAGAGAATCGTGGGGTTGCTGGAGGGGCAGAAGGTTGCTCACGGAGGGGAAGCCGATGAAGCCACCTGCTACATTG CGCCGACGATCCTCACAGATGTCAGTCCAGAATCGAAGATCATGCAGGAAGAGATCTTTGGCCCCGTCCTTCCGATTGTCGCTGTGAAGGGCGTGGACGAAGCCATCCGGTTCATCAATCAGCGGGAGAAGCCTCTGGCCCTCTACGTCTTTGCCAACGACAACAAG atcatCAAGAGGATGATTGCTGAGACCTCCAGCGGGGGCGTGACCGCCAACGACGTCCTCATGCATTTCACCCTGCCGGGCTTGCCCTTTGGCGGAGTCG GAAAGAGCGGCATGGGGTCCTACCACGGCCGGCACAGCTTTGAGACCTTCTCCCACCGGCGCTCCTGCCTCATCCGGGCCCTCAAGATGGAAGCCGTCAACAAGATCCGCTACCCACCCAACAGCCAGAAGAAAGTGGACTGGGCCAAGTTCTTCGTCCTGAAGCGGTTCAGCAAGAGCAAGATCGGGCTCGTGGCCCTCGCGGTCCTGGGCCTCTTGGTGGCTGTGGTGATCAAG GTTGCGTTTTTCTGA